From the genome of Halorussus caseinilyticus, one region includes:
- a CDS encoding chemotaxis protein CheC — MMRGDGRDEKRADPEDGFEPAEPIDADRERRASTDTTEPTADAEKSAPEGDDGRLSIPLETIAVLNWLGEVGVDGVESRLRKVAGDDLSVETEQVKIGYAGPETILDQFGVEDRAGARVRMRKPVAGTVLVLFPVKSANRAASLMLQRAVADAASVVATEMGRDALTELCNVMANGFVDEWAETFDTSIDTGAPVAVQNPEMTLVHHVFSVSDVGLYLTSRFRVAEDIDATIFVFPGEAEFVSEISRVSPEVIDR; from the coding sequence ATGATGCGCGGCGACGGACGCGACGAGAAACGGGCCGACCCCGAAGACGGATTCGAACCCGCCGAACCAATCGACGCCGACCGTGAGCGCAGGGCCTCAACGGACACCACCGAACCGACCGCCGACGCCGAAAAGTCCGCACCCGAAGGCGACGACGGCCGACTCTCGATTCCGCTCGAAACCATCGCGGTCCTGAACTGGCTCGGCGAAGTCGGCGTCGATGGCGTCGAGTCCCGACTCCGGAAGGTCGCGGGCGACGACCTGAGCGTCGAGACCGAACAGGTCAAAATCGGCTACGCGGGACCGGAGACGATTCTCGACCAGTTCGGCGTCGAGGACCGCGCCGGTGCGCGCGTCCGGATGCGCAAGCCAGTCGCCGGAACCGTCTTGGTGCTGTTCCCGGTCAAGAGCGCGAACCGCGCGGCGTCGCTGATGCTCCAACGCGCAGTCGCGGACGCGGCGTCGGTCGTCGCCACGGAGATGGGCCGGGACGCCCTGACCGAACTCTGTAACGTGATGGCGAACGGCTTCGTGGACGAGTGGGCCGAGACGTTCGATACCTCCATCGACACCGGCGCGCCCGTGGCGGTCCAGAACCCCGAGATGACGCTCGTCCACCACGTCTTCTCGGTCTCGGACGTTGGTCTCTACCTCACCTCGCGGTTCCGAGTCGCCGAGGACATCGACGCGACCATCTTCGTTTTCCCCGGCGAAGCGGAGTTCGTCTCCGAGATTTCGCGGGTGAGTCCCGAGGTCATCGACCGCTGA
- the trmY gene encoding tRNA (pseudouridine(54)-N(1))-methyltransferase TrmY: MRQFIVLGHDAPTTPDFSLDDLAGGAGRLDVLCRCVNSAFFLSHAIREDVEVHLVLRDEVTVRFDGSELRRLNPDERSTAALIRGALEEKAEAIGHMEAESSPGVHISKRGFEAVLEEAARDGTVVQLHEDGDPVADVEPPADPVFVVSDHHDFGDDEESLLADAADARVRLGPELLHADHAITVAHNYLDTEGFTRY; this comes from the coding sequence ATGCGCCAGTTCATCGTCCTCGGTCACGACGCGCCCACGACGCCCGACTTCTCGTTAGACGACCTCGCGGGCGGCGCGGGCCGCCTCGACGTGCTGTGTCGGTGCGTCAACTCCGCGTTCTTCCTCTCGCACGCGATTCGGGAGGACGTGGAAGTCCACCTCGTGTTACGCGACGAGGTGACGGTTCGCTTCGATGGGTCCGAACTCCGGCGACTCAACCCCGACGAGCGAAGCACGGCGGCCCTGATTCGGGGTGCGCTGGAGGAGAAAGCCGAGGCCATCGGCCACATGGAGGCCGAGAGTTCGCCGGGCGTCCACATCTCCAAGCGGGGGTTCGAGGCGGTGCTGGAGGAGGCCGCGCGCGACGGGACGGTCGTCCAACTCCACGAGGACGGCGACCCGGTTGCGGACGTGGAACCGCCCGCGGACCCGGTGTTCGTCGTCTCGGACCACCACGACTTCGGCGACGACGAGGAATCCCTGCTCGCGGACGCCGCGGACGCGCGGGTGCGCCTCGGCCCGGAACTGCTCCACGCCGACCACGCCATCACCGTCGCGCACAACTACCTCGACACCGAGGGGTTCACGCGCTACTGA
- a CDS encoding type II toxin-antitoxin system VapC family toxin: MYADTDFWVALLKGDDWLTERAEELYAEHGDDLDVSLTTFVELFLIEEQFSFDREKAAISILEMTDADIEEAVVFQASEYIDDGLNVFDAFHAALAGDTILSSDKAFDGIGIERVQLDPETVATESRREADER; encoded by the coding sequence ATGTACGCTGACACCGATTTCTGGGTCGCGCTGTTGAAAGGTGACGACTGGCTCACGGAACGCGCCGAAGAACTCTACGCCGAACACGGCGACGACCTCGACGTATCGCTGACCACGTTCGTGGAACTGTTCCTCATCGAAGAGCAGTTCTCGTTCGACCGAGAGAAAGCCGCTATCAGCATCTTGGAGATGACCGACGCCGACATCGAGGAAGCGGTCGTCTTCCAAGCGTCGGAGTACATCGACGACGGCCTGAACGTCTTCGACGCTTTCCACGCGGCACTCGCCGGGGACACAATCCTCTCCAGCGACAAAGCGTTCGATGGTATCGGCATCGAACGTGTGCAGCTCGACCCCGAAACGGTGGCGACCGAGAGCCGTCGAGAGGCCGACGAGAGGTAA
- a CDS encoding AbrB/MazE/SpoVT family DNA-binding domain-containing protein, with the protein MTKVATDDRGRITIPREARERYGDEYRLVELRSGIKLVPIPEDPLEALRSAASEEFKSASTEELREAGLERGREEAEEHVR; encoded by the coding sequence ATGACCAAGGTAGCGACCGACGACCGGGGACGAATTACGATTCCGAGAGAGGCGCGCGAGCGGTACGGTGACGAGTATCGACTCGTAGAACTCCGTAGCGGTATCAAACTCGTCCCGATTCCGGAGGACCCCCTCGAAGCCCTCCGCTCGGCGGCGAGCGAGGAGTTCAAGTCGGCTTCGACCGAGGAACTACGCGAGGCCGGACTCGAACGCGGCCGCGAGGAAGCCGAGGAGCATGTACGCTGA
- a CDS encoding tubulin/FtsZ family protein: MKLAMIGFGQAGGKIVDKFVEYDRETGSNVVRSAIAVNTAKADLAGLEHVPERNRVLIGQARVKGHGVGADNELGAEIAEEDIDEIQGAIDHVPVHEVDAFLVVAGMGGGTGSGGAPVLAGHLKRIYTEPVYGLGVLPAEDEGGIYTLNAARSFKTFVDEVDNLLVFDNDAWRETGESVRGGYDRINEEIVRRFGILFSAGEVQEGQEVAESVVDSSEIINTLSCGGVSTVGYATEEVETAGGGLLGRFSETDLDATETTNRITSLVRKAALGRLTLPCEVRSTDRSLVVMSGPNDHLNRKGIERGRKWLENETASMEVRGGDYPMSGTDRVAAVTLLSGVTDVPRIKDLQSVAVETKDNLEDIEEESEENLESLVRDESDELEALF; encoded by the coding sequence ATGAAGCTCGCAATGATTGGCTTCGGGCAGGCAGGAGGTAAAATCGTGGACAAGTTCGTGGAGTACGACCGGGAGACGGGAAGCAACGTCGTCCGGTCGGCAATCGCGGTCAACACCGCGAAGGCGGACCTCGCGGGACTCGAACACGTCCCCGAGCGAAACCGCGTCCTCATCGGACAGGCCCGCGTGAAGGGCCACGGCGTCGGTGCGGACAACGAACTCGGCGCGGAAATCGCCGAGGAGGACATCGACGAGATTCAGGGGGCCATCGACCACGTTCCGGTCCACGAAGTCGACGCGTTCCTCGTCGTCGCGGGGATGGGCGGGGGCACCGGGTCGGGCGGCGCGCCCGTCCTCGCGGGCCACCTCAAGCGCATCTACACCGAACCGGTCTACGGACTGGGCGTCCTGCCCGCCGAGGACGAGGGCGGCATCTACACGCTCAACGCCGCGCGGTCGTTCAAGACGTTCGTGGACGAGGTGGACAACCTGCTCGTGTTCGACAACGACGCGTGGCGCGAGACCGGCGAGTCGGTCCGCGGAGGCTACGACCGAATCAACGAGGAAATCGTCCGGCGGTTCGGCATCCTCTTCTCGGCGGGCGAGGTCCAAGAAGGTCAAGAAGTCGCCGAGAGCGTCGTAGACTCCAGCGAAATCATCAACACGCTCTCCTGTGGCGGCGTCTCGACCGTCGGGTACGCCACGGAAGAAGTCGAGACGGCGGGCGGCGGTCTGCTCGGCCGGTTCTCCGAGACGGACCTCGACGCCACCGAGACTACCAACCGCATCACGAGTCTCGTCCGGAAGGCGGCGCTCGGGCGTCTCACGCTCCCCTGCGAGGTCCGAAGCACCGACCGCTCGCTGGTGGTCATGAGCGGGCCGAACGACCACCTCAACCGGAAGGGAATCGAGCGCGGCCGGAAGTGGTTGGAGAACGAGACCGCGAGCATGGAGGTCCGGGGCGGCGACTATCCGATGTCCGGCACCGACCGGGTCGCCGCGGTGACGCTGTTGTCCGGGGTCACGGACGTGCCGCGCATCAAGGACCTCCAGAGCGTCGCAGTCGAGACCAAGGACAATCTGGAGGACATCGAGGAAGAGAGCGAGGAGAATCTGGAGAGTCTGGTCCGAGACGAGAGCGACGAACTGGAAGCCCTGTTCTGA
- a CDS encoding class I SAM-dependent methyltransferase: MSNRFEFGENWESYLDQLTDEQVAQAERELRDVFDRDSLDGQSVVDIGCGSGLFSLAAHRLGASEIVSFDYDEDSVTCCRRLRDETDADDWTVERGDILDSEFVAGLGEFDAVYCWGVVHHTGEMWRAIDHTTRLLADDGRLCLGIYNKVERGESLYNSFVARRIKRAFNRMPRPVQKLLVFGYGGAHLTARTLLKRESPLAYLDSYRQNRGMDYWHDVRDWLGGYPFEFATPSEVQEYVATHHPSLEHVRTDAPKNYPETVNTYVFQH; the protein is encoded by the coding sequence ATGAGTAATCGGTTCGAGTTCGGAGAGAACTGGGAGTCGTATCTCGACCAGTTAACCGACGAACAGGTAGCGCAAGCCGAACGAGAGCTGAGAGACGTGTTCGACCGCGACTCGCTCGACGGCCAGTCAGTAGTGGACATCGGGTGTGGAAGCGGCCTGTTTTCGCTCGCGGCCCACCGCTTGGGCGCGAGTGAGATTGTGAGCTTCGACTACGACGAGGACTCTGTGACGTGCTGTCGCCGGTTGAGAGACGAGACCGACGCCGACGATTGGACGGTCGAACGGGGAGACATCCTCGATAGCGAATTCGTGGCCGGTCTCGGCGAATTCGACGCGGTGTACTGCTGGGGCGTCGTCCACCACACCGGCGAGATGTGGCGGGCGATAGACCACACGACGCGATTGCTGGCCGACGACGGCCGTCTGTGTCTGGGCATCTACAACAAAGTCGAACGCGGCGAGTCGCTCTACAACTCCTTCGTAGCCCGCCGAATCAAGCGCGCGTTCAACCGGATGCCTCGGCCGGTACAGAAACTGCTGGTCTTCGGGTACGGCGGAGCGCACCTCACCGCTCGGACCCTCCTGAAACGCGAAAGCCCGCTCGCGTATCTCGACTCCTATCGCCAGAACCGCGGTATGGACTACTGGCACGACGTTCGAGACTGGCTCGGGGGCTATCCGTTCGAGTTCGCAACCCCGAGCGAAGTCCAAGAGTACGTGGCGACGCATCATCCGAGCCTCGAACACGTACGCACGGACGCGCCGAAGAACTATCCGGAGACGGTGAACACCTACGTATTCCAGCACTAG
- a CDS encoding HVO_A0556 family zinc finger protein: MQQVASENTSEPVLAALVGDDCSWCAAGTLAREEFKGDAAVVCEECGTPAARVW, encoded by the coding sequence ATGCAACAAGTAGCCTCAGAGAATACGTCGGAACCAGTTCTCGCCGCGCTCGTCGGTGACGATTGCAGTTGGTGCGCGGCGGGGACCTTGGCGCGCGAGGAGTTCAAGGGTGACGCCGCGGTGGTCTGCGAGGAGTGCGGGACGCCCGCGGCCCGCGTCTGGTAG